The nucleotide sequence GTGAGCCTTAGCTTCGCAGCGTGCGAGCCCCTCGGCCACCACTTCGCGCACCTGCTCCGGCTCCGCGTCGAGGCACTCGGGGACAGTGAGTGGCAGCGTGACCTCGTCGGGCCACTGCGTCAGTGTACACCCGTGCGGGACAGCGGTACAGCCACAGTCGAAAGACCACAGAATTGGATCCTCACTGAATCGCGGGGCCTCGACGTTTGTCGGCTTGTGCGTCAGCCGCCGCCCATCGCCCCTCTAATCGGTGCGCTTGTTTCAAAAGGAGAGCGTCCAACGGAGGCGGCATCTGGGCTGGCTCCACCAAAGGAAAGGGCTGGACGTGAACGAACGTCCATAGGTGGAGCGGCTGTCGGACCAAGACGCAGCCTGACAGAACAAGAACAGCAACTGAGGCCTCCCGGTCGAGTCCACTGCGCACAGCACACTTGTTCAGCTGCGCCGCGACCGTCCTCGTGATTTCCTCCATGGCCTGCGTCGCGTCCTCGGTCGTTTCTGCCTCGTGGGCGTCGCCGAACAGACCCGACAGGCGATCAAGACCGATTACGGCCATGCCATACTTGCTCCCGACCGCTCGACGCTCCCTGAGCTGTCGGGCTAGCCGGTTGCAGTTCGCGCGAAGATTCTTTGCGGCTCGCGGTCGCTTGCACTCCGCAGCGCCCCGACCCAGAGATTCTTGGCGGAGAACGACGTCTTCGTGGCCGTCGGTGAGGCCTACGTCGAATCCAATATCGTAGAGAACCGCGGCCGCAACCAGTTCAAGCAGGGTATCTCGAGGCTTGTCGTCGGATTTCGGGTCAAGAGCAGGCCCGGCCAGAATATGCCTCAGCGCCGTGCGAAGTCGCCCTGCATCGAACTCGTCCCACAGGAGCGACGCCAGGTGCAGCTGGTAGCACTGTGCTGATGCTTCGAACATCGCGCGACGCAGCAGCTTCTGTTTCCGGTACACGGCCACAAACTCGGCCGTGGGTTCAGAGTAGTTCTCGAGGCTCCGCAGATACTCGTCGAATCTCGATCGTCGGTTACATGCTACGAGCTTCTTCGCTCGAAGCAGCGCGGTGCGGGCCAGGCTCAGTAGCGCTGATACTGGAAATGACTGCAATAGTCGGAGTCCTGAGAAGTCGGCGTGCCGATGGCCGGCGATATCTAAGGCAGGAGCTCGCGCGGCGCGACACCAAAGGCGCGAGCGAGCTTCCAGATGGTGTACATGGTCACCGAACGGCCCGCCTCGATTCGCTGGTAGTGCCGCAGGCTGAAACCCCGCTCCATCATATCCTCTTGGGTGAGACCACACTGTAGGCGCAACTGTCGTACATGTTTGCCGAACTTGGTGCAGTAGCGCTCGAAACCCCGGTCCACAGCAGCCCAAAGCTACGCTGTGGGGTACAGATTGGACCATGGCTCAAAATGTCGTAGGATGATGCTTGTGGAACGTGGCTGACTGGGTGTTTTGCACCCCCCTTTGAGGACGACGGGTGATCGTGGAACAGCCACGGACTGCGTTCGTACATGTGGAGCCTTGGGAGGACAGGGAATGGCGCGACGACAGGCGACTCTGTGGCTGGGTTTGCTCATAGCCGGATGCTCGGGCGGCGGATCAGGTGGGGTCGACACCGACAC is from Pseudomonadota bacterium and encodes:
- a CDS encoding helix-turn-helix domain-containing protein, encoding MDRGFERYCTKFGKHVRQLRLQCGLTQEDMMERGFSLRHYQRIEAGRSVTMYTIWKLARAFGVAPRELLP